The Kutzneria kofuensis genome includes the window GCGGGAGGCGCGGGAGGAGGCGACGGCGACGCTGACCGGGGAGGCGCTGGCCAAGACGGTCGCGCTGCCGGGCGTCGGCGAGATTCCGCTGGTGGCGGTGGTGACGTTGCTGCTCACCGACACCGCCACGCACACCTGGGACATCGCCCACGCGCTCGGCGAGAAGGTGGTGCTGGATCCGGCGGTGGTGTCGGCGGCGTTCGAGTGGTCGCGGGCGAACGTGATCCGCCGGCCGGGCTTCTTCGGTCCGGAGCTCGCGCCGCCCGACGACGCCGACGAGCAGACGCGACTGCTGGCCTTCCTCGGGCGGACGGTCACGGCGTAGTCAGTC containing:
- a CDS encoding TIGR03086 family metal-binding protein; its protein translation is MNVMELYGRAQDGFDAVLAGVGPDQWETPSTCPDWSVRDVAGHVIWAQRQLRAWATGEEYADHAGAPGSPRPAVLAEGDPLKLWREAREEATATLTGEALAKTVALPGVGEIPLVAVVTLLLTDTATHTWDIAHALGEKVVLDPAVVSAAFEWSRANVIRRPGFFGPELAPPDDADEQTRLLAFLGRTVTA